The Deltaproteobacteria bacterium nucleotide sequence GCGTCGGGATATGACATCATCGTCATCGGCAGAAGGGGCTTGTCCGCCATCAAGGAATTTTTCCTGGGAAGCGTCTCGCAGAAGGTCATCCACTCCGCAGGAGACATATCGGTGGTCCTGGTCGGATAGCTCCCAGTAATTCGCAAACGGGCATTTTCATACCCTTGTGACACTGAATTCGAAACCCGTCAAAAACCGTTCTTTATAATGGATATGAATACAACCGGGACTTACCAACTCCACAGTCCAAAGTTTTCCTAATGTATTGATTTTATTGAATGCATAAATTCCAGGCCGTCATTCCGGCGAAAGCCGGAATCCAGTGTTTTTTTTGATAAGTTAAATGTTCTGGATGCCGGTCGAAGATCCCGTACTTGCGGGGATGAAGTCCGGCATGACCTGAGAACTTTGGACTCTCAAGTTACCAATAACGCCCTGTCAATTTACATTCAAAAACACCACCTTAAAGATGTCTCGGTAACAAATGAGGCTGTCGTCAAAAACCATTATGCGTTAGCAAACAGGGGGGGTATCGTCATGGGAATGCTCAAAGAATTCAAAGAATTCGCTATGCGTGGGAACGTTATCGACATGGCCGTAGGCATTATCATCGGCGCTGCATTCGGGAAGATTGTCAGTTCGTTTGTGAACGATGTTATCATGCCGCCCATCGGATTGCTTTTGGGGGACACCGATTTCTCCCGACTGGCAATCACGCTAAAGGAGAAGACCGCTGCAACGGAAGCCGTTACCCTCAACTACGGGGCATTCATCAATACTGTTTTGGATTTTATTATCGTGGCCTTAGCGATCTTCATGGTCATCAAGCAAATGAACCGTTTCAAGAGGAAAGAAGAACCACCACCCCTCGCCGAACCCATTACCAAGGAATGTCCGAAATGCTTCACCGACATCCCTATTAAGGCGACCCGTTGCCCGAACTGCACATCAGAGCTTTAGTATGATTCCTATCCGCGATACCGTGGAATCCGGAAACTATCCGGTCGTCACCCACCTGATCATCGCGGCCAATGTAATGGTCTATCTCATTCAGCTCTCTCAAGGGGCAAGGATAGACCATTTCATCCTCATGTACGGTCTGGTTCCGGCAAGGTACTCCGATCCTTTCGTGGCCGGATACTTCACCCTGGGCCAGCAGCTCTTTTCATTCATCTCTTTCATGTTCGTCCATGGGGGCTTCTGGCATGTCCTCTTCAACATGTGGTCGCTGTATATCTTCGGCGACAATGTGGAGGACCGCCTGGGATCGGTACGATACCTCCTCTTCTATCTGTTGTGCGGGCTGGCCTCCGGTCTGGCCCATCTTTTTCTCAACTGGCACTCCCAGATTCCGACGGTGGGTGCCAGCGGGGCCATCGCCGGGGTCATGGGCGCCTATTTCATCCTCCACCCCCGGGCCAAAATCCTGACCATGATCCCTGTTCTGTTCATCCCCTTTTTTGTCGAGCTTCCGGCCTTCTTCTTCCTGGGCCTCTGGTTTTTCTTTCAACTTGCCAGTGCTTCCCTCAGTCCGGCCCAGGAAGGGGGTATTGCCTGGTGGGCCCATATCGGCGGGTTTATCTTCGGGATGATCTTCCTGAAGCTCTTTGCCAGGGTCCCGGAAACCGGACTCACCCAAGCCGTGAAAAGCAAGACCGCCAGAAAGAAGACCCCCCATCTCCAGACCCTTCATACCACCGCTGCACCGGAAGATCTCCACCTTTACGGCGACATGGTCATTACTCCCGAAGAGGCACTCAAAGGCGCCCGAAAGCTGGTCAACATACCCTGGGCCTTTCAGAAAAGGCTCCTTCACGTGACAGTGCCCCCCGGCGTCAAGGAAGGGACGGTCCTGCGGCTGGAGGGCATGGGAAGGGGGGCGCCCGAAGGCCGAAAAGGAGATCTTCTGCTGAAGCTCAAGATTCGGGAGCACCCATGAAAAATTCGAGATGGTGTCCCCAGAAGAGACCCCCACGGGCTTGCCGGTAAGGCACCAGCTTCTCCGTAGGGCGCAGAGAAGTTACAGACAAAGCGTCTAATCAAGGGAGGACTATGCCCGATATCAAGATTCGCAATGCCCACATCGATGATGCCGTCTTTCTTGCCTGGCTCATATTGACTGCAGGGAGGGCCCATGTGAGACGAGGCATCTGGGAAGTCATTCTTAACCAGTCAGAAGATGACTGCCTTGATTTTCTCGCCCTCTTGACCCAAACAGATACCCCCCATCTGTTTCACTACTCCTGTTTTCTCATCGCAGAAACCCAAGAAGGCCCTGTATCGGGGCTTGGCGGCTACGATCCGGAAACTCACGGCTATCCCAGTCTCTTGGAAGCCGTTACGAAAGTCTATGAAGAATTGGGCAGATTTCCTACTGAGAGGGCCGTCGGGGGACCTCCGAGAATCACCACATCCATTCCGCCGTCACTCAAAGGGACATGGGTGATTGACAGTGTGGCGACCCTTCCCGCGTTTCGCAGAAGAGGGATTGTCGACAGATTGCTGGACACCATAAAGGATGTGGGACGGGAGCGCGGGTTTCGTCAGGCACAGATTTCCATCTACATAGGGAATGCCCCGGCACAGCATGCCTACGAAAAACATGGGTTCAGAATGCTCGATGAATGGCGTGACCCATACTTTGAAAAGGAGATCGGGTCCCCCGGTATGGCCCGTTTGATCTGTGACCTGTGACCCAACTTTATGAACTCACGCATCTCAACCATAGCTGAAGGATCGAGTCCACACAGGGCGGCCGGGTTTTCGCCGAAGATCATCCTTTTGAACCCGACCGTCGGGCGCTCTCAGGAGGGCAAAGTTTGGCCTGACGACCGATATCAGAGATCGAATCAAAATGACGATCGCCTCCCCCGCAAATTACGGTCTGTTGCCCCTGGTGTCGGGTCTCCCTCCTATATTTCTTTCCCCTCCCCCCGAGGGTCTGCCTTGCGGTTGGCGGACCGTGGGATTCGATTGGGGGATATTCGGACGATCCGGCCGCACCTCCCTGGCGGGTGCCGGGCCGGCCGGTCTCGATGGACCGGCGGTCGGTTCTGGTGCACCTGGGGACCTGGGCAACGTCGGCTTGTCTGTCTCGATTCTCCTTGAAGCCCCTGGTGCCCCGGAGGATCTCCTCTGCAGAGGCTCCACCGTCGGATCCGTTTTAGGGACCTTGTAACGATCCGGCTGCGTCTTCCGGGTGGGTTCCGGACGCGTTGGTCTTGCCGGACCGGCGGTCGGTTTTGACGGACTGGCGGCCGGCCTTCCCGCGATCGGGGATTTAGGGAGTTTCACCCTGTTTGGCGCGATTCCCTTTGAACCCCCTGAGGAGGGTTTGGCCGGGCCGTGGGATTCCAGTTTCAGCCGCTGATTGCCGAGTTCGCGGACCTGTTTTCCACGGGCTTCAAACTGCGCCCGCTCGTTCTTGCTCAACCGTGTGAATTTCGACATCCCCTCTCTGCTTTTTGTCACGGGAACAAAAGGGGCTTTATACGTATGGCCGGAGGCCTTTGAGACCATCGGTTTCCTGGGATCATAAAGGGTTCGCGGGGGTCTGAACGCCTCATATTTCCGACGCGCCTGATATGTTGC carries:
- a CDS encoding GNAT family N-acetyltransferase; this encodes MPDIKIRNAHIDDAVFLAWLILTAGRAHVRRGIWEVILNQSEDDCLDFLALLTQTDTPHLFHYSCFLIAETQEGPVSGLGGYDPETHGYPSLLEAVTKVYEELGRFPTERAVGGPPRITTSIPPSLKGTWVIDSVATLPAFRRRGIVDRLLDTIKDVGRERGFRQAQISIYIGNAPAQHAYEKHGFRMLDEWRDPYFEKEIGSPGMARLICDL
- the mscL gene encoding large-conductance mechanosensitive channel protein MscL; translated protein: MLKEFKEFAMRGNVIDMAVGIIIGAAFGKIVSSFVNDVIMPPIGLLLGDTDFSRLAITLKEKTAATEAVTLNYGAFINTVLDFIIVALAIFMVIKQMNRFKRKEEPPPLAEPITKECPKCFTDIPIKATRCPNCTSEL
- a CDS encoding rhomboid family intramembrane serine protease — encoded protein: MIPIRDTVESGNYPVVTHLIIAANVMVYLIQLSQGARIDHFILMYGLVPARYSDPFVAGYFTLGQQLFSFISFMFVHGGFWHVLFNMWSLYIFGDNVEDRLGSVRYLLFYLLCGLASGLAHLFLNWHSQIPTVGASGAIAGVMGAYFILHPRAKILTMIPVLFIPFFVELPAFFFLGLWFFFQLASASLSPAQEGGIAWWAHIGGFIFGMIFLKLFARVPETGLTQAVKSKTARKKTPHLQTLHTTAAPEDLHLYGDMVITPEEALKGARKLVNIPWAFQKRLLHVTVPPGVKEGTVLRLEGMGRGAPEGRKGDLLLKLKIREHP